A single genomic interval of Flavihumibacter rivuli harbors:
- a CDS encoding NAD(P) transhydrogenase subunit alpha yields the protein MDSILEWITAYQEYIYIVVLMVFLGIEVIGRVPSVLHTPLMSGANAIHGVVIIGAIIVMGKAASYNYLAIILGFLAVILGTLNVVGGFVVTDRMLEMFSHRKQAKK from the coding sequence ATGGATAGTATATTGGAATGGATCACTGCTTACCAGGAATACATTTATATAGTGGTCCTGATGGTCTTCCTGGGTATTGAGGTGATTGGTCGCGTACCCAGCGTATTGCATACGCCATTGATGAGTGGGGCCAACGCCATACATGGTGTGGTGATCATTGGTGCCATTATTGTAATGGGTAAGGCAGCGTCTTATAATTACCTCGCCATCATCCTGGGATTCCTGGCCGTAATTCTTGGTACACTTAACGTGGTTGGTGGTTTTGTGGTCACGGATAGGATGCTGGAAATGTTCAGCCACCGGAAACAAGCTAAAAAATAA
- a CDS encoding GAF domain-containing protein has protein sequence MAENLLITKGTKEEQYTSLIPQVKGLLEGETDLVANLANIAAALKEQFGWFWVGFYLVKGEELVLGPFQGPVACTRIKKGRGVCGSSWQQAQTLIVPDVEKFPGHIACSSFSKSEIVVPLFNQGEIMGVLDVDSDELDQFDETDRKYLEEIVSFINW, from the coding sequence ATGGCAGAAAATCTACTGATAACCAAAGGCACAAAGGAAGAACAGTATACCTCCCTGATTCCCCAGGTGAAAGGACTATTGGAAGGGGAAACAGACCTGGTGGCCAACCTGGCCAATATTGCAGCCGCCCTGAAGGAACAATTCGGCTGGTTTTGGGTGGGTTTCTACCTTGTTAAGGGAGAGGAATTGGTGCTTGGCCCCTTCCAGGGACCTGTAGCCTGCACCCGCATCAAAAAAGGAAGGGGTGTTTGTGGCAGCAGTTGGCAACAAGCGCAAACCCTGATCGTCCCGGATGTGGAGAAGTTTCCGGGGCATATTGCCTGCAGCAGCTTCTCCAAATCAGAGATCGTGGTTCCCCTTTTCAACCAGGGTGAAATAATGGGTGTGCTGGATGTGGACAGTGACGAACTGGACCAGTTCGATGAAACCGACAGGAAATACCTGGAGGAGATCGTATCCTTTATCAACTGGTAG
- a CDS encoding dihydrofolate reductase, which translates to MIISIVVAVSENQVIGKDNQLLWHLPNDMKFFKNTTWAMPVIMGRKTFESLGKPLNGRTNIVITSNADYRPEGVFVVNSLEAALEVAAKTDALEAFVIGGGEIYRQFLPLTHKVYLTRVHTAIDGDTFFPELPEAEWVLHSRLDFPADQKHAHAYSFLVYDRKGKDS; encoded by the coding sequence TTGATCATTAGTATAGTCGTTGCCGTTAGTGAGAACCAGGTGATCGGAAAAGATAACCAATTGCTCTGGCATTTACCGAATGATATGAAGTTCTTCAAGAACACCACCTGGGCAATGCCGGTGATCATGGGAAGGAAGACTTTTGAAAGCTTGGGGAAGCCGTTGAATGGACGAACCAACATAGTGATCACTTCCAATGCCGACTATCGACCCGAAGGGGTGTTTGTGGTCAATAGCCTGGAAGCTGCCCTGGAGGTAGCGGCGAAGACAGATGCGCTGGAAGCCTTTGTGATAGGAGGGGGAGAGATCTACCGTCAATTCCTTCCGCTTACCCATAAGGTTTACCTTACGCGGGTGCATACTGCCATTGATGGGGATACCTTCTTCCCGGAATTGCCGGAAGCAGAATGGGTCCTTCATTCCAGGCTCGATTTCCCGGCCGACCAGAAGCATGCCCATGCCTATAGTTTCCTTGTTTATGACCGCAAGGGAAAGGATTCCTGA
- a CDS encoding proline dehydrogenase family protein: MDPKSAISFDNTANAFAYKSDKDLKKAHFLFASMGFQSLVKLGTAVTPWAIRVGLPIKGLIRNTIFEQFVGGETLEETAKVAQKLGGFNVQVILDYGVEGGDYGEEGLDHACDEFIKVINYAASQPNIPFMSIKVTGIARFGLLEKLDAAAHARSGFQGTVHTEVLSPSELSEWERVVARMQKICSTAFEKKVGVLVDAEETWIQDPVDALTMQMMAQYNKDRAVVYNTIQLYRHDRLQFLKDSYNAAEQGGFLLGAKLVRGAYMEKERKRAEEMNYPSPIQPNKEASDRDYNLAVEFCINHIDRISTIVASHNEYSNLYATQLLEKQGLPLNHPHVHFSQLYGMSDNITFNLAKAGCPVSKYLPFGPIRDVIPYLMRRAQENSSVAGQTGRELGLIKKELRRRKG; this comes from the coding sequence ATGGATCCAAAGTCCGCCATTTCCTTTGATAATACCGCCAATGCCTTTGCTTACAAGTCGGATAAGGACCTTAAAAAGGCCCATTTCCTGTTTGCTTCCATGGGCTTCCAATCGCTGGTGAAGCTGGGAACAGCCGTAACACCCTGGGCCATCCGCGTAGGCCTGCCTATAAAGGGATTGATCCGCAATACCATTTTTGAACAGTTTGTCGGCGGTGAAACGCTGGAGGAAACTGCAAAAGTTGCCCAAAAACTGGGAGGTTTCAATGTACAGGTGATCCTTGATTATGGGGTAGAAGGGGGTGATTATGGCGAGGAGGGGCTTGACCATGCCTGCGATGAATTCATCAAGGTGATCAACTATGCCGCTTCCCAGCCCAATATCCCTTTCATGAGTATCAAGGTTACCGGCATTGCCCGCTTCGGCCTGCTGGAAAAGCTTGATGCTGCAGCCCATGCCAGGAGTGGATTCCAGGGTACAGTCCATACAGAAGTGCTTTCGCCTTCGGAACTGTCGGAATGGGAAAGGGTGGTAGCCAGGATGCAAAAGATTTGCAGTACCGCTTTTGAAAAAAAGGTTGGGGTGCTGGTGGATGCCGAGGAGACCTGGATACAGGACCCGGTAGATGCACTTACTATGCAAATGATGGCGCAATACAATAAGGATCGGGCTGTTGTATATAATACCATCCAATTATATCGCCATGACCGACTGCAGTTCCTGAAAGATAGTTATAACGCTGCAGAACAGGGAGGCTTCCTGTTGGGGGCAAAGCTGGTTCGCGGTGCCTATATGGAGAAAGAGCGAAAGCGTGCGGAGGAAATGAATTACCCTTCACCCATCCAGCCCAATAAGGAGGCCAGCGACCGGGATTATAACCTGGCAGTGGAATTCTGTATCAATCATATTGACAGGATCTCAACCATTGTTGCTTCCCATAATGAGTACAGTAACCTGTATGCTACCCAACTGCTCGAAAAACAAGGGTTGCCCCTGAACCATCCGCATGTTCATTTTTCCCAACTGTATGGGATGAGTGATAATATCACTTTCAACCTGGCAAAAGCCGGTTGCCCGGTGAGTAAGTACCTGCCTTTTGGCCCCATCAGGGATGTGATCCCTTACCTGATGCGCCGTGCCCAGGAGAACAGCTCAGTTGCCGGTCAAACGGGCCGGGAACTTGGCCTGATCAAGAAAGAACTGAGGCGAAGGAAGGGGTAG
- a CDS encoding thymidylate synthase: MQQYHQLLQHILDTGVEKSDRTGTGTISCFGYQMRFDLQKGFPLVTTKKVHLKSIIYELLWFLQGSTNIAYLKEHGVSIWDEWADKDGNLGPVYGKQWRSWEGKDGKVVDQIADVLRQIKTNPDSRRIIVNAWNVTDLSEMALMPCHTMFQFYVANGRLSCQLYQRSADVFLGVPFNIASYALLTMMMAQVCDLEPGDFIHTFGDVHIYSNHLEQVKLQLSREPYPLPVMKLNPEVKDLFAFRYEDFTLKNYQCHPAIKAPVAV; this comes from the coding sequence ATGCAGCAATACCATCAATTACTTCAACATATCCTGGATACTGGCGTAGAAAAATCTGACCGGACCGGAACCGGAACGATCAGTTGTTTTGGTTACCAGATGCGCTTTGATTTGCAAAAGGGTTTCCCTTTGGTGACGACCAAGAAAGTGCACCTGAAGAGCATCATTTACGAACTGCTCTGGTTCCTGCAGGGCTCCACCAATATTGCCTACCTGAAAGAGCATGGGGTAAGTATCTGGGATGAATGGGCGGATAAGGATGGCAACCTGGGACCGGTTTATGGCAAGCAATGGCGCAGCTGGGAAGGGAAGGATGGAAAAGTGGTTGACCAGATCGCAGATGTGCTCAGGCAAATAAAGACCAATCCCGATAGCCGCAGGATCATCGTGAATGCCTGGAATGTTACAGACCTTTCCGAGATGGCATTGATGCCCTGCCATACCATGTTCCAGTTCTATGTAGCCAATGGAAGGCTTAGCTGCCAGCTGTACCAGCGTTCAGCGGATGTTTTCCTTGGGGTGCCTTTCAATATCGCCTCCTATGCACTGCTGACCATGATGATGGCTCAGGTTTGTGACCTGGAGCCCGGTGATTTCATCCATACCTTCGGTGATGTGCATATTTACAGCAACCACCTTGAGCAGGTGAAACTCCAATTGTCGCGCGAGCCCTATCCATTGCCGGTGATGAAACTTAACCCGGAAGTGAAGGACCTCTTTGCTTTCCGTTATGAGGATTTTACACTGAAGAATTACCAGTGCCATCCTGCTATCAAGGCGCCTGTGGCTGTTTGA
- a CDS encoding Re/Si-specific NAD(P)(+) transhydrogenase subunit alpha, whose translation MVIGVLKEPSFETRVSLLPDAVALLVKKGHQVMVEYDAGQAAFAPNEQYQQAGAIMGDRNKVVASDIILSIHLPEVKNLPGTKGVVLIGVYQPLYRFLECKELASVGYTCFSLDMLPRTTRAQSMDVLSSQANIAGYKAVLLAANTYSRYFPMFMTAAGSIAPAKVLILGAGVAGLQAIATARRLGAVVEVFDTRPAVKEEVMSLGAKFIEVEGAADASGAGGYAVEQSAEFKARQQQKIADSIAKADIVVTTAQIPGKQAPKLVTREMVESMRKGALIIDLAAATGGNTELTRNNETVNHNGVTIIGDSNLPATMPSDASKLYGKNLMNFMELLTSRDGKLELNWEDDLVKGSCICFNGEVVHERVKSLLG comes from the coding sequence ATGGTCATAGGCGTTTTAAAAGAACCCTCCTTTGAAACAAGGGTATCACTCTTGCCTGATGCTGTTGCATTGCTTGTAAAGAAAGGCCACCAGGTGATGGTTGAATATGATGCGGGGCAGGCAGCCTTTGCTCCCAATGAGCAATACCAGCAGGCCGGTGCGATCATGGGTGACCGTAATAAGGTGGTGGCATCAGATATCATACTGAGTATTCACCTGCCTGAAGTGAAGAACCTCCCCGGGACCAAAGGGGTGGTGTTGATCGGGGTTTACCAGCCGCTCTACCGATTCCTTGAATGCAAGGAACTTGCCTCAGTTGGTTATACCTGTTTCAGCCTGGACATGCTTCCACGGACAACAAGGGCACAGAGTATGGATGTGCTGAGTTCGCAGGCCAATATTGCCGGTTATAAGGCTGTGCTGCTGGCTGCGAATACCTATTCCCGTTATTTCCCCATGTTCATGACAGCAGCTGGTAGCATTGCGCCCGCGAAAGTGCTGATCCTTGGCGCAGGGGTGGCGGGCTTGCAGGCCATTGCTACTGCAAGAAGGCTGGGTGCCGTGGTGGAAGTATTTGATACGCGTCCTGCGGTTAAGGAAGAAGTAATGAGCCTGGGTGCAAAATTCATTGAGGTGGAAGGCGCAGCTGATGCTTCAGGCGCTGGTGGTTATGCGGTTGAACAATCTGCCGAGTTCAAGGCCAGGCAACAACAGAAGATCGCTGATAGTATTGCCAAGGCAGATATTGTGGTTACTACAGCGCAGATCCCGGGAAAGCAAGCGCCTAAACTAGTGACCAGGGAAATGGTGGAATCCATGCGGAAGGGCGCTTTGATCATTGACCTTGCTGCTGCAACCGGCGGAAATACCGAGCTCACCCGTAACAATGAAACGGTAAACCATAACGGTGTTACGATCATCGGCGATTCCAATCTTCCTGCCACCATGCCTTCTGATGCAAGTAAGTTGTATGGAAAGAACCTGATGAATTTCATGGAGCTGCTGACGAGCAGGGATGGCAAGCTGGAATTGAATTGGGAAGATGACCTGGTAAAAGGTTCCTGTATCTGCTTTAACGGCGAGGTGGTCCATGAAAGGGTGAAGTCCCTGTTAGGGTAA
- a CDS encoding O-methyltransferase: MNQAPYHIIKLAKKYLHYYLTAANGKGHGIHSPFVYDFVTKVLDDRRHYYAYDKVEALRDRLMNDKRIIPVEDLGAGSGRDSAAERSIASIARNAAKPKKLGQLLFRIVDHYQPGVCIELGTSLGLTSAYLALGNPKGKLFTLEGSAAIAGVAKENLLALGIDNVELLKGNFDDTLLPLLHGLQSIDLAFIDGNHRYEPTMRYFGQLMEKIHNQTMLVFDDIHWSEGMEKAWEEIKADPRVTLSIDLFFLGIVIFSPDIKVKQHFTVRF, from the coding sequence ATGAACCAGGCTCCTTATCATATTATCAAACTGGCAAAGAAATACCTCCACTACTACCTGACAGCGGCTAACGGTAAGGGACATGGTATTCATTCTCCCTTTGTGTATGATTTTGTGACTAAGGTGCTCGATGACCGCAGGCATTATTATGCCTATGATAAGGTAGAGGCATTGAGGGACCGATTGATGAACGACAAAAGGATTATTCCTGTTGAAGACCTTGGTGCCGGCTCAGGAAGGGATAGTGCAGCTGAGCGCAGCATTGCTTCCATTGCCAGAAATGCGGCAAAGCCAAAAAAGCTGGGTCAGTTGTTGTTCCGGATAGTTGACCATTACCAGCCTGGTGTTTGTATAGAATTAGGCACCTCACTGGGATTGACCAGCGCCTACCTTGCGCTCGGTAACCCAAAAGGAAAGTTGTTTACCCTGGAAGGTTCAGCAGCAATTGCCGGTGTCGCCAAAGAAAACTTACTGGCGTTGGGTATAGATAATGTGGAATTACTGAAGGGTAATTTCGATGACACCTTATTGCCCTTGCTCCATGGCCTTCAAAGCATTGACCTTGCCTTCATCGACGGTAACCACCGCTATGAACCTACCATGCGTTATTTCGGACAGTTAATGGAAAAAATCCATAACCAAACCATGCTGGTCTTTGATGATATCCATTGGAGTGAAGGCATGGAGAAAGCATGGGAGGAGATCAAGGCAGATCCAAGGGTTACCCTGTCCATTGACCTCTTCTTCCTGGGTATTGTTATTTTCAGTCCTGACATAAAAGTGAAGCAACACTTTACAGTTCGTTTTTGA